A stretch of the Teretinema zuelzerae genome encodes the following:
- a CDS encoding aminotransferase-like domain-containing protein, producing the protein MKPDKENQIPLYIQIRDYLKDRIRSGELSPGQRLPSVAEMAESYSVTAATIRRALQDLAEDRLISSHVGRGTFVLDPPGASVSAGENASADANAATAEPRAPEQLSAPESRSGSARKLRDSLQRGLGGLMALANKEGTIVFTRGIADPDTIESGILERLVLRALSRGEELFRDYGDPRGLESLREEIARLYREDGLDVGAEHILVTSGSQQAISLIAQQAAEQRTPVLCETPCYAGVTNAFNAFALPFETVPRGEEGPEPEHLGPASDGTILYLCPVLHNPSGTDISETRRLALAQWAKSNNAVLLADEVFRDLHFGTPPRSFLSDPGPENSIILGSLSKSFISGLRVGWIVSSSERIEALAAVKKAMDLGCPPLMQGIAREFLADDAGYRAHRARIKNHYRRRRDAVLAALGEYMPKGVSWSIPEGGFQLQANLPEGASSVELYLRAIDRGAAFLPGALQDIDNTFQHTFRLCYGSLSEKDIREGIKRIGEAAAEYLAGISGIRSGPGAGFGDF; encoded by the coding sequence ATGAAACCAGACAAAGAAAACCAAATACCCTTGTATATTCAAATCCGCGACTATCTGAAGGACCGGATCCGTTCGGGGGAATTATCCCCGGGACAGAGGCTGCCCTCGGTTGCCGAAATGGCCGAATCCTATTCGGTGACGGCGGCGACGATCAGGAGAGCGCTCCAGGATCTCGCGGAAGACAGACTCATTTCGTCCCACGTCGGCAGAGGAACCTTTGTTCTCGATCCGCCGGGCGCGAGCGTCTCAGCGGGCGAAAACGCCTCAGCGGACGCGAATGCGGCGACAGCCGAGCCGCGCGCGCCGGAACAGCTCTCTGCGCCTGAAAGCCGTTCCGGTTCGGCGCGAAAGCTGCGCGACAGCCTTCAACGGGGGCTCGGAGGCCTTATGGCCCTTGCCAATAAAGAAGGGACGATAGTCTTCACCAGAGGAATAGCCGACCCCGACACGATCGAAAGCGGCATACTGGAACGCCTCGTGCTCCGGGCGCTTTCCAGGGGAGAAGAACTGTTCCGCGACTACGGCGATCCTCGCGGCCTGGAGAGTCTCCGGGAAGAGATCGCCCGGCTCTACCGGGAGGACGGGCTGGATGTAGGCGCTGAGCATATTCTGGTTACCAGCGGCTCGCAGCAGGCGATATCGTTGATAGCGCAGCAAGCAGCTGAGCAGCGAACGCCGGTCCTGTGCGAAACGCCCTGCTATGCCGGCGTAACCAACGCCTTCAACGCCTTCGCCCTGCCCTTCGAAACGGTTCCTCGCGGAGAGGAGGGGCCCGAACCTGAACATCTCGGTCCCGCTTCCGACGGAACGATACTCTATCTCTGTCCGGTGCTTCATAACCCGAGCGGAACGGATATTTCTGAAACAAGACGGCTCGCGCTCGCGCAATGGGCGAAATCGAACAACGCCGTGCTGCTCGCGGACGAGGTGTTCCGCGATCTCCACTTCGGCACTCCGCCCCGCTCCTTTCTTTCCGATCCGGGGCCGGAAAACTCGATAATTTTGGGATCTCTTTCGAAGTCCTTCATCAGCGGACTCAGGGTCGGCTGGATAGTCAGCTCGTCTGAACGCATCGAAGCGCTCGCCGCGGTGAAAAAGGCCATGGATCTCGGGTGTCCGCCCCTGATGCAGGGAATCGCGCGGGAATTTCTCGCGGACGACGCGGGATACCGCGCGCACCGGGCGCGCATCAAGAATCACTACCGCCGGAGGCGGGACGCCGTTCTCGCCGCCCTTGGCGAATACATGCCGAAAGGGGTTTCCTGGTCGATTCCCGAAGGGGGATTCCAGCTTCAGGCGAATCTCCCGGAAGGCGCGTCGAGCGTAGAACTCTACCTCCGCGCGATAGACCGGGGAGCGGCATTCCTGCCCGGAGCCCTGCAGGACATCGACAATACGTTCCAGCACACTTTCAGGCTCTGCTACGGGTCTCTTTCGGAGAAGGACATCAGAGAAGGAATTAAACGCATAGGAGAAGCGGCCGCCGAGTATCTTGCGGGGATTAGCGGTATCCGAAGCGGGCCGGGCGCTGGCTTCGGCGATTTTTAA
- a CDS encoding type III pantothenate kinase — MLMVVDIGNTNIVVGLFHETDLVVDWRLYTDPRRTDDEYASTLRSLFRDSGIAPGTIEKTVVSSVVPSLNDTFFRMIEKLTGKAPVHVGPAMYSLLPVRVPESAVHEIGTDLVCDAVAAYTRYKSACIVVDFGTALTFTAIGFDGEIRGVAITPGLGTAVKALFRDTAQLPSVPLEIPPSSLGTNTTHSIQSGVVLGYAGLVESLVGRMRADLGTEAPVIATGGLSHVLEPIVSVFDSTDQGLTLEGLRLIASIVPDRQG; from the coding sequence ATGCTGATGGTTGTCGATATCGGAAACACCAACATTGTCGTCGGTCTCTTTCATGAAACAGATCTTGTCGTCGACTGGCGGCTCTATACAGACCCCCGCCGCACGGACGACGAATACGCCTCGACGCTCAGATCCCTTTTCCGCGATTCCGGAATCGCTCCCGGAACGATAGAGAAAACAGTCGTCTCTTCGGTCGTTCCTTCCTTGAACGACACCTTTTTCCGCATGATAGAAAAACTTACCGGAAAGGCTCCCGTCCATGTAGGGCCGGCCATGTACTCGCTTCTTCCGGTCAGGGTCCCCGAGTCCGCGGTGCATGAAATCGGCACCGACCTCGTTTGCGACGCCGTGGCAGCCTATACGCGCTATAAATCCGCCTGCATCGTCGTGGATTTCGGCACGGCCCTCACCTTTACCGCGATCGGCTTCGACGGAGAGATCCGCGGAGTCGCCATAACGCCGGGGCTGGGAACCGCAGTTAAAGCCCTCTTCCGCGATACGGCCCAGCTCCCCTCGGTTCCACTGGAAATCCCGCCTTCCAGCCTGGGAACGAACACAACTCATTCAATCCAGTCCGGGGTCGTCCTCGGTTATGCGGGTCTCGTCGAGTCCCTCGTCGGCAGGATGCGCGCGGATCTGGGAACAGAGGCTCCCGTCATCGCCACCGGCGGGCTTTCGCACGTTCTTGAACCCATCGTGTCGGTCTTTGATTCAACCGATCAGGGCCTCACTCTCGAAGGGCTCAGGCTCATCGCTTCGATCGTACCAGATCGGCAAGGCTGA
- the ruvA gene encoding Holliday junction branch migration protein RuvA, whose protein sequence is MFNSVSGTITAKHPSAIYLENNGIEWDFQVSSAALDRLGPVGSTARIYSWLYHREDQMRLFGFYSVEERNLFLDLLKVDGIGPKQAVKILSSIPCAELEAALEAEDLSRLESAPGIGKKTAQKMILALKGKLTRIDSSPGKRGKDAQTPFDDIVNALSDMGFDRKLALEAVESSAASLGVKISASGASVGHEKEQELFRQALVALSS, encoded by the coding sequence ATGTTCAACAGCGTTTCCGGAACCATTACCGCTAAACACCCTTCAGCGATATATCTCGAGAATAACGGCATAGAATGGGATTTTCAGGTCAGTTCGGCCGCCCTCGATCGTCTGGGACCGGTCGGTTCCACCGCCCGCATTTACAGCTGGCTGTACCATCGTGAAGACCAGATGCGGCTGTTCGGATTTTATTCGGTCGAAGAGCGCAACCTTTTCCTTGATTTATTAAAGGTCGACGGAATCGGCCCGAAGCAGGCGGTGAAGATTCTTTCAAGCATCCCCTGCGCCGAGCTTGAAGCGGCTCTCGAAGCTGAAGACCTTTCGCGCCTTGAATCCGCACCCGGAATCGGGAAAAAAACCGCGCAGAAAATGATTCTCGCCCTCAAGGGCAAATTGACCCGCATCGATTCAAGCCCCGGAAAACGCGGCAAGGACGCTCAAACTCCCTTCGACGACATCGTAAACGCTCTATCCGACATGGGCTTCGACCGGAAGCTCGCCCTCGAGGCTGTCGAATCCTCCGCCGCCTCCCTGGGCGTGAAAATTTCAGCATCGGGCGCCTCAGTCGGCCATGAAAAGGAGCAGGAATTGTTCCGCCAGGCTCTGGTCGCCTTAAGCTCATGA
- the hisS gene encoding histidine--tRNA ligase — protein MADLIQPRVLKGFRDFLPAQEIQRALLIETLTTAFRSSGFVPIDTPALEYSEILLRKSNGETEKQVFRFEDNGGRDVALRFDLTVPFARFVAEHREELYFPFKRYHISKVWRGEKPQAGRYREFVQCDFDIVGSDSAAVDFEILDLMRSALSSIGVTSVTIRLSHRGLFNRFLASRGLSGKSEEILRTVDKLSKIGNDEVKALLAEIAGAETADEILAYIQGAGTAPEDFEATLSLLERLAGGPGEDSRRLRDIHAFMEATGTASSFVLDPSITRGLDYYTGVVYETFLNDLPGIGSVCSGGRYDNLAGLYMKDRIPGVGSSIGLDRLIAGLEQLGLQGKKAGFTDAAVFCQDSADMALYQKTASALRALGIACETFPDQKKLPQQYAWAEKKGVRWGLFVAADKISLKDLTTREAYDGLSTEEIAKKIKEAN, from the coding sequence ATGGCAGACCTTATACAACCCAGAGTTTTGAAAGGATTTCGAGACTTTCTTCCGGCCCAGGAAATACAGCGGGCGCTGTTGATCGAAACGCTCACCACGGCATTCAGATCGTCGGGCTTCGTCCCCATAGATACGCCTGCCCTTGAGTACTCGGAAATTCTGTTGCGGAAAAGCAACGGCGAGACGGAAAAGCAGGTATTCCGTTTCGAGGACAACGGAGGACGCGATGTCGCCCTTCGCTTCGATTTAACCGTGCCGTTCGCGCGATTCGTAGCCGAACACCGGGAAGAATTATACTTTCCCTTCAAGCGCTATCATATATCGAAAGTCTGGCGGGGCGAAAAACCCCAAGCGGGCAGATACCGCGAATTCGTTCAATGCGATTTCGACATCGTCGGGTCCGATTCCGCGGCGGTCGATTTCGAGATTCTTGACCTGATGAGGTCGGCCCTCTCCTCCATCGGCGTGACCTCGGTTACGATCAGGCTTTCCCACCGCGGACTGTTCAACCGCTTCCTCGCGTCGCGGGGGCTTTCCGGAAAAAGCGAAGAAATTCTGCGCACCGTCGACAAGCTTTCCAAAATAGGCAACGACGAAGTAAAGGCGCTTCTGGCCGAAATCGCAGGAGCCGAAACGGCCGATGAAATTCTCGCCTACATTCAGGGAGCGGGCACTGCTCCCGAAGACTTCGAAGCGACCTTGAGTTTGCTTGAACGGCTCGCCGGAGGTCCGGGAGAGGACAGCCGCCGGCTCAGGGACATTCACGCCTTTATGGAAGCGACTGGAACCGCCTCGTCCTTCGTACTCGATCCTTCGATCACGCGCGGGCTCGACTACTACACCGGCGTCGTATACGAAACCTTCCTGAACGACCTTCCCGGCATCGGGTCTGTATGCTCGGGCGGCCGCTACGACAATCTCGCGGGCCTCTACATGAAGGACCGGATTCCGGGAGTCGGTTCGTCCATCGGTCTCGACCGACTGATCGCCGGCCTCGAGCAGCTGGGGCTTCAGGGAAAGAAGGCAGGATTCACCGACGCCGCCGTATTCTGCCAGGACTCGGCGGATATGGCGCTGTATCAGAAAACGGCGTCAGCGCTGCGGGCTTTGGGAATCGCGTGCGAAACCTTCCCGGACCAGAAGAAGCTCCCGCAGCAGTACGCCTGGGCGGAAAAAAAGGGCGTCAGATGGGGGCTCTTCGTCGCAGCCGACAAGATCAGCTTGAAAGACTTGACGACGAGGGAAGCCTATGACGGTCTTTCAACGGAAGAGATCGCGAAGAAAATCAAAGAAGCAAACTGA
- the queA gene encoding tRNA preQ1(34) S-adenosylmethionine ribosyltransferase-isomerase QueA translates to MQTSDFHFELPPELIAQTPSGERGKDRLLRLDRRTGAWSDHDFSGIADLVDPGTLMVFNNSRVRHARLYGIADSSGNRAEFLLISRVDSPDCENGSLWKAMARNAKRHKPGRTYSFDDGLKGEIVADEDGSLAGTEFRLVRFNRVVEDSWLDKFGHLPLPPYITREDGIEDADRYQTVYSRTVGSVAAPTAGLHFTPEVLASLDARGIERAEVTLHVGLGTFLPVRTETIEDHVMHEERYEIPEATAQAVNRAKAEGRPVLAVGTTSVRTLESAYDADKGFLPAGEGSTGIFIYPGYEFKAVDQLFTNFHTPGSTLLMLVSAFAGRERILAVYDHAIEERYRFFSYGDSMLIR, encoded by the coding sequence ATGCAAACCAGCGACTTCCATTTTGAACTTCCGCCCGAACTCATAGCCCAGACTCCGTCGGGAGAGCGGGGCAAAGACCGGCTTCTCCGCCTCGACCGGCGAACAGGCGCCTGGTCTGATCATGATTTTTCAGGAATCGCCGATCTCGTCGATCCCGGCACGCTCATGGTCTTCAACAACTCGCGCGTCCGCCACGCACGTTTGTACGGCATCGCCGATTCAAGCGGCAACCGCGCGGAATTCCTTCTCATTTCCCGCGTAGACTCGCCCGATTGCGAGAACGGCTCGCTCTGGAAGGCGATGGCCAGGAACGCCAAGAGGCACAAGCCGGGAAGAACTTATTCGTTCGACGACGGGTTGAAAGGCGAGATAGTTGCAGACGAAGACGGCTCTCTTGCGGGTACCGAATTCCGCCTCGTCAGATTCAACCGTGTCGTCGAAGATTCCTGGCTGGACAAGTTCGGCCATCTTCCGCTTCCTCCGTACATCACGCGCGAGGACGGCATCGAAGACGCTGACCGCTACCAGACTGTGTATTCCCGGACCGTCGGCTCGGTAGCTGCTCCTACGGCTGGTTTGCATTTTACCCCGGAGGTTCTCGCCTCGCTCGACGCCCGCGGAATTGAACGGGCAGAAGTCACCCTTCATGTCGGGTTAGGCACCTTTCTCCCGGTCAGAACCGAGACGATAGAAGATCACGTCATGCATGAAGAGCGGTATGAAATCCCTGAGGCGACGGCCCAGGCGGTGAATCGCGCGAAGGCGGAGGGGCGCCCTGTCCTGGCGGTGGGAACCACCAGCGTTCGAACCCTCGAGTCTGCGTACGACGCGGATAAGGGCTTCCTTCCCGCGGGAGAGGGTTCAACCGGCATATTCATCTATCCCGGCTACGAGTTTAAAGCGGTGGATCAGCTTTTTACCAATTTCCACACCCCGGGCTCGACGCTTTTGATGCTGGTTTCTGCATTCGCGGGCAGGGAACGGATTCTCGCGGTCTACGATCACGCGATCGAGGAGCGGTATCGGTTTTTCTCCTACGGAGACTCGATGCTCATCAGGTAA
- a CDS encoding N-acetylneuraminate synthase family protein, which yields MIHTIGKIAVIAEIGTSHGGSMKKARELIDAARDTGADIAKFQIVYAEEILHPDTGFVRLPGGDIRLFDRFKELEAPPSFFREIKEYCDKKGIGFLCSPFGTKSLTELAELNPQWIKIASPELNHLPLLRSASELGIPLILSSGVSRLGDIEQALEMTKKAPERILLHCITSYPAPEDEYNISVLGSLAAVFGVRVGVSDHSLDPVLVPLAAAANGACMIEKHICLSRSDPGLDDPVALPPEQFARMTMELRKAEGRTPEAVLEDLKARYGDAKTSAVLGDGVKRLAESERANYGRTNRSLHYLRSMKAGESIREEDIGILRTEKILTPGLDPEMLERVIGGELVRDVDNGAGVSLADLVRSKR from the coding sequence ATGATACACACAATCGGAAAAATCGCCGTAATAGCCGAAATCGGAACAAGCCACGGCGGAAGCATGAAAAAAGCGCGGGAATTGATCGACGCGGCCCGGGATACCGGGGCGGACATCGCGAAATTCCAGATAGTTTACGCGGAAGAGATCCTTCATCCCGACACCGGCTTCGTCCGGCTTCCCGGCGGAGACATACGCCTGTTCGACCGGTTCAAAGAGCTTGAGGCGCCTCCTTCCTTTTTCCGTGAAATAAAAGAATACTGCGACAAAAAGGGCATCGGATTTCTCTGCAGCCCCTTCGGGACAAAAAGCCTTACGGAATTGGCCGAGCTGAACCCGCAGTGGATAAAGATAGCTTCTCCTGAGCTCAATCACCTGCCCCTCCTCCGTTCCGCCTCGGAACTCGGCATCCCCCTGATTCTCTCGAGCGGGGTTTCCCGCCTGGGAGATATCGAACAAGCGCTTGAAATGACGAAGAAGGCGCCTGAGCGGATACTGCTTCATTGCATCACGAGCTATCCCGCCCCTGAAGATGAGTACAATATCTCAGTGCTCGGCTCTCTGGCGGCGGTGTTCGGAGTGCGGGTCGGAGTAAGCGACCATTCACTGGATCCGGTTTTGGTTCCGCTGGCCGCCGCCGCGAACGGCGCGTGCATGATTGAAAAGCATATTTGTCTTTCCAGAAGCGATCCGGGGCTCGACGATCCGGTTGCCCTCCCCCCTGAACAGTTCGCCCGGATGACGATGGAACTGCGCAAAGCAGAAGGAAGAACTCCGGAAGCAGTTCTGGAAGATCTCAAAGCCCGGTACGGGGACGCGAAGACGTCTGCGGTTCTGGGAGACGGCGTAAAGCGGCTTGCCGAATCCGAACGCGCGAATTACGGAAGAACGAATCGTTCGCTGCATTATCTGCGGTCGATGAAGGCTGGAGAATCGATCAGGGAAGAAGACATCGGAATTCTTCGCACAGAGAAAATACTGACCCCGGGGCTCGATCCGGAAATGCTGGAACGGGTGATCGGAGGAGAACTCGTTCGTGACGTGGACAACGGAGCGGGAGTCAGCCTTGCCGATCTGGTACGATCGAAGCGATGA
- the ruvB gene encoding Holliday junction branch migration DNA helicase RuvB, translating into MTDNDVNDAFPGITRPDSLPDDERDRALRPRKLVDFQGQEQIKTNLAVFIQAARERGESLDHVFLIGPPGLGKTTLAQITANELGVDFKVTSAPALDKPKDLAGILATVTERTVFFIDEIHRLKPAIEEMLYIAMEDYELDWIIGQGPSARTVRIPLPPFTLIGATTRAGMVSSPLVSRFGIVQRFAFYSDDELTDIILRSAGILGAEIDGSAARALAHCSRGTPRVANRLLRRMRDFAQVFGNGLITESVVSDGLEKLEIDCLGLERYDREILRSIIQNYGGGPVGAETLAISVGEAQDTLEDYYEPYLIQAGLLQRTPRGRMATEQAYSHLNLQRTNRGKDDTDANQRLPF; encoded by the coding sequence ATGACGGATAACGATGTAAACGACGCCTTTCCCGGCATCACCCGGCCTGATTCCCTTCCCGACGATGAACGCGACCGCGCTCTCAGACCGCGCAAACTCGTCGATTTTCAGGGGCAGGAACAGATCAAAACGAATCTCGCGGTCTTTATCCAGGCTGCCCGGGAACGAGGGGAAAGCCTTGATCATGTGTTTCTGATCGGTCCTCCGGGCCTCGGGAAGACGACTCTTGCGCAAATAACGGCGAACGAGCTCGGCGTCGACTTCAAGGTCACGAGCGCTCCCGCCCTGGATAAGCCCAAGGATCTTGCAGGAATTCTCGCGACGGTGACCGAGCGCACCGTTTTTTTCATCGACGAAATCCACCGCCTCAAGCCGGCCATAGAGGAAATGCTGTATATCGCGATGGAGGACTACGAACTCGACTGGATCATCGGCCAGGGTCCGAGCGCGCGCACAGTACGCATTCCCCTTCCTCCGTTCACCCTTATCGGCGCGACCACACGCGCGGGAATGGTTTCAAGCCCGCTTGTCAGCCGTTTCGGCATCGTGCAGCGTTTCGCTTTTTACAGCGACGACGAACTCACCGACATCATCCTCCGTTCAGCCGGCATTCTCGGAGCCGAGATCGACGGATCCGCGGCCCGCGCGCTTGCCCACTGCTCGCGGGGCACGCCGCGCGTCGCGAACCGCCTGCTCCGCCGAATGCGGGACTTCGCCCAGGTGTTCGGCAACGGCTTGATCACCGAATCGGTAGTCTCTGACGGGCTAGAGAAGCTTGAAATCGACTGCCTCGGCCTTGAACGCTACGACCGCGAAATTCTGCGCTCGATAATCCAGAATTACGGCGGCGGACCCGTCGGGGCGGAAACTCTCGCCATATCGGTGGGAGAAGCCCAGGACACGCTCGAAGACTATTACGAACCGTATCTGATTCAGGCCGGCCTGCTCCAGCGCACCCCGCGCGGACGCATGGCGACCGAACAAGCCTACTCGCACCTGAATCTGCAGCGTACCAACCGGGGAAAAGACGACACAGATGCAAACCAGCGACTTCCATTTTGA
- a CDS encoding YkgJ family cysteine cluster protein — MCRPGCAACCIYISISSPLPGMPEGKPAGVRCANLDEENRCRIHGQPNYPQVCSNFKPDRETCGDGNEHARDYLTRLEALTS, encoded by the coding sequence ATGTGTCGACCCGGATGCGCGGCGTGCTGCATATACATTTCGATATCCTCGCCCCTTCCGGGAATGCCTGAAGGCAAGCCCGCCGGGGTCCGTTGCGCGAACCTGGACGAAGAAAACCGGTGCAGGATTCACGGACAACCGAACTATCCGCAAGTATGCTCGAACTTTAAACCCGACCGGGAAACGTGCGGAGACGGCAATGAACACGCCCGCGACTATCTGACGCGGCTTGAAGCGCTCACCTCCTGA
- a CDS encoding crossover junction endodeoxyribonuclease RuvC: MVLAAGNRLTHLGHGVIETSSKLDHQTRLVRIYESLVEVLDAWKPQEAGMETLYFAKNVTSALSVAEARGVVTLALGLRGLPLGEYSPNEIKQAVSGSGRSEKKIVQESVRLLLGLSSVPSPDHAADALAAAITRIHTVPLRY, from the coding sequence ATAGTCCTTGCCGCCGGAAATCGTCTCACGCATCTGGGCCACGGTGTCATCGAGACGAGCTCGAAGCTCGATCATCAGACGCGCCTTGTCCGCATATACGAATCCCTCGTCGAAGTCCTTGACGCGTGGAAACCGCAGGAAGCGGGAATGGAAACCCTTTATTTCGCCAAAAACGTCACGAGCGCCCTTTCCGTTGCCGAAGCTCGCGGAGTCGTCACTCTCGCGCTCGGTTTGCGCGGCCTTCCGCTCGGCGAATACTCTCCAAACGAGATCAAGCAGGCCGTTTCCGGTTCCGGCCGCTCCGAAAAGAAAATCGTTCAGGAATCGGTTCGCCTCCTTCTGGGCCTGTCGTCGGTTCCCTCTCCAGATCATGCCGCCGACGCGCTCGCGGCGGCGATAACGCGCATTCACACAGTGCCTCTGCGGTATTGA
- a CDS encoding bacteriohemerythrin translates to MAFIEWNDTLNTNITEIDEQHRQIVALINALSEAVRNRAAESDMKALFETIAKDTKAHFETEERLFRMHSYPERSAHAELHRQLETQVESLSSKIRTGAMPVNDSVLLFLRDWFITHIEGSDRLFGFWIQSRK, encoded by the coding sequence ATGGCATTCATTGAATGGAACGATACCTTAAATACGAATATAACCGAAATCGACGAGCAGCACCGGCAGATCGTCGCTCTGATCAACGCCTTGAGCGAAGCTGTGCGCAATCGGGCCGCTGAATCCGACATGAAAGCGCTGTTCGAGACTATCGCCAAGGACACAAAAGCCCATTTCGAGACCGAAGAGCGTTTATTTCGAATGCATTCATATCCTGAAAGAAGCGCCCATGCCGAGTTGCACAGACAATTGGAGACTCAGGTCGAAAGTCTTTCAAGCAAAATTCGCACAGGGGCTATGCCCGTCAACGACAGCGTGCTTCTTTTTCTGCGCGACTGGTTTATTACGCATATTGAAGGATCGGATCGGCTTTTCGGTTTCTGGATACAGAGTCGAAAATAA
- a CDS encoding FAD binding domain-containing protein produces MLNKLTEVTYAQSIAEVQTTLKNVTGITLAAGCTEIARRQTGRNLHLPSEVLALGRIPELCSISKTERYVEFGAAVTLDAILQLGRKNVPDVLYDAIKGIANPGIRSLATIGGNISAKGQRLSAFAPLLALDARLEIRTPGEASWIPMSRYFSNEGREASREPDFISKIRIPTELWDVSIYQRLGAEGIVTTGTASFAFLAKFQKNILADLRIAFAGKFFFRKKEFENLLIGRSLPLSMRDIMIIKEKAELFFEESYFPPSLERSCIFNLLEEGLKTLT; encoded by the coding sequence ATGCTCAATAAATTAACAGAAGTAACCTATGCTCAAAGCATAGCGGAAGTCCAGACGACTCTGAAAAACGTTACCGGAATCACGCTTGCGGCCGGATGCACCGAGATCGCCAGACGTCAGACGGGAAGGAATCTGCATCTGCCGTCGGAAGTATTGGCATTGGGAAGAATCCCCGAACTCTGCAGCATCAGTAAAACCGAGCGATATGTGGAATTCGGAGCTGCCGTCACGCTGGACGCTATTCTTCAATTGGGAAGAAAAAACGTTCCCGACGTGCTGTACGACGCTATCAAGGGAATCGCGAATCCGGGAATACGCTCGCTCGCTACGATTGGCGGAAACATCTCGGCGAAAGGGCAACGGCTGAGCGCATTCGCTCCGCTTTTAGCGCTGGACGCCCGATTGGAAATCAGAACCCCCGGCGAAGCTTCCTGGATTCCCATGTCGCGATACTTTTCGAACGAAGGGCGCGAAGCTTCGAGAGAACCCGACTTCATAAGCAAAATACGCATTCCCACCGAACTGTGGGATGTCAGCATCTATCAGCGGCTTGGAGCCGAAGGAATTGTGACGACAGGAACCGCGTCCTTCGCTTTTCTCGCGAAGTTCCAAAAAAACATCCTTGCGGATTTGCGCATAGCCTTCGCAGGGAAATTTTTCTTTCGAAAGAAGGAATTCGAAAATCTTCTGATCGGAAGAAGCCTCCCCTTAAGCATGAGGGATATCATGATCATCAAGGAAAAGGCCGAGCTTTTTTTCGAAGAAAGCTATTTTCCGCCGTCGCTTGAGCGGTCCTGCATCTTCAACCTTCTGGAAGAAGGACTCAAAACGCTTACCTGA
- a CDS encoding YebC/PmpR family DNA-binding transcriptional regulator, translating into MSGHSKWATIKHAKGAADAKRGQLFTKFIKEISIAARMGGGDPNANPRLRTAILKARGANMPKDNIERAIKKGTGELGAAIYEELTYEGYGPGGVAVLVEVLTDNKNRAAANVRNLFSKNGGNLGATGSVSYMFKRLGQIEYDASVVNEDEMMEAALEAGADDVAVDDGVITVTTDPVAFESTLEALQAKGYESLSAAVNMVPDTYSTLDADMTRKVLKLIDKLEEDDDVQNVYSNIDIPEGFEAE; encoded by the coding sequence ATGTCAGGACATAGTAAGTGGGCGACGATTAAACACGCCAAAGGCGCTGCCGACGCGAAACGCGGCCAGCTTTTCACAAAGTTCATCAAGGAAATTTCCATCGCTGCGCGAATGGGCGGCGGCGATCCCAACGCTAACCCCCGCCTCCGCACCGCGATTCTCAAGGCTCGCGGAGCCAACATGCCCAAGGACAACATCGAGCGGGCCATCAAGAAGGGAACCGGCGAACTCGGCGCGGCGATCTACGAAGAACTCACTTACGAAGGCTATGGACCCGGCGGAGTCGCCGTTCTCGTCGAAGTTCTCACCGATAACAAGAACCGCGCAGCAGCTAACGTCCGCAATCTGTTCTCCAAGAACGGCGGAAACCTCGGCGCGACCGGTTCAGTTTCCTATATGTTCAAGCGCCTCGGCCAGATCGAATACGACGCATCCGTCGTGAACGAAGACGAAATGATGGAAGCCGCCCTCGAAGCCGGAGCCGACGACGTCGCTGTGGACGACGGAGTGATCACGGTAACCACTGACCCCGTCGCCTTCGAATCCACCCTCGAAGCGCTCCAGGCAAAGGGCTACGAATCCCTTTCAGCGGCCGTCAACATGGTTCCCGATACCTATTCCACGCTCGACGCCGACATGACCCGCAAGGTGCTCAAGCTCATCGACAAGCTCGAAGAGGACGACGACGTTCAGAATGTATACTCCAACATCGACATTCCCGAAGGATTCGAAGCAGAGTAA